Within Runella rosea, the genomic segment TTTCAGAATTTAGATATACGTAAGAATAAAAAAGTACACTAAATACATATAAATCAACACTTTTGCTCTCGTTTCTTTTTTGTTATTAAAATACTTGATAAATAGAAAAAGTAGGCAATTTTTGGCGTCATTTATAATTTGAGAATCTTTAAAAAATACACAGAATGAAATCAATCATTAAAATCGTGGGTGAAGACTACGTTATCTCTTCTCTGCCAAAATCGTATCAAAAAATTCAACCCTTAAAAAATCGAGACACCATTCCTGTGGTTCGCATCAATTTGGAATTAGGCGTTTGGCAATACCTTCCTTCTGGGTTACAAACCAATGGTACAGTGTATCTTCATCAGTTGTTGCAGGATGGACCGTTGGTGATCAGTACCTACAGTCCCGACTGGAATGGGTACGGAGAGCGCCACTTAAAACTCCTCAACAGTATTTATCCGCGAATCCACGCGCTTGGTGGAAATCTACTTGTGCTGACTACGGAGTACTATAAAAACATCGTCCACACGATTCAGGAACATGACCTTGGGTTTAATATAATGCAGGATTATGAAAACAGAATCAGCGAAGCTTTGGGCGTTTATTCTAAATACGAACCCGTTTGGGACCGAATTGCGGGTATTTCAGAAGATGTACCTTTTGCAGCCACGTTTGTAATCAACGCCGACCGTCGCATTGTGTACGACTACGTTGACCGTGATTTTGAGTACGTTGTATCCGATAAAGAAATTGAAAAGGCGGTTAAAATTGCACGATTATTTGGGTAAATAAGACTTATCTAGTAATGCCTAAATTGAGCCACTGTTCATTTTTAATTGACCAACAATTTTTGCATTTTGTACGTCAAAAGACTTTTTTACAAGCGCAATTCTTAAACCTAATGAGAAATGAAAGTTTCTTTAGAATTTAAACTTATTTTTTGCCTGTTCTCAATCTTGATTTTGACAGGGTTTCAGCAGATTTCTGACGATAACACCTACGTAAATGACCTTAAAACTTGGCATCAAAAACGCATAGAAAGCCTCAAAGCCGAGAATGGATGGCTAAATTTAGCGGGTCTGTTTTGGTTGGAAGTAGGCAAGAATAGTTTTGGCGCCGATCCTAAAAACAACGTCGTCTTTCCAGCGGGGAAGAGTGTGCCTTTGCTGGGCTATTTTACCCTCAAAAACGGTGAAGTTTGGGTTGATATTGAACCAAGCGCGAAGGTATCAGTCAATAAAGCACCCGTTACCTCGCTTAAAATCTTTCCTGCTGACCATAACATCGTACTCGAAAGCGGCACTTTACGGTGGTTTGTAATTAAGCGCGGGACTAAATTCGGAATTCGTCTTCGGGATTTAGAAAGTTCAGAATTACAGCATTTTGCGGGGGTGAAAACTTACTCAATTGACCCCAAATGGCGCATAGAAGCCAAACTAGAGCCAGCGACAACCGATAAAAAAATCGCGATTACAGATGTAACGGGTCAAACGTCGCTGCAAACATCTCCCGGTACGTTGGTTTTTTCGATTGATGGAAAAGAACACCGTTTGGATGCTGTAGAAAGTGAAGAACAATTGTTTATTCTTTTTGCCGATCAAACCAGTGGCAAAGAAACCTACGGAGCAGGGCGTTTTTTGTACGCCGAAAAGCCAAACGAACGGGGAACCACCATTCTGGATTTTAATAAATCCATCAATCCGCCTTGTGCATTTACGACCTTTGCCACTTGTCCGTTGCCGCCCAAGCAAAATCGCTTATCCATTGCTGTGACGGCGGGAGAGAAAAACTATGGAAATCATTAAAAACGTACCAAAGAAACTTTTGGTACACTGCGATGAGAAAGAGGTAATTTGAGTGTGTATATCCAAATAAAAAAGCTCCAAATCAGCGATTTGGAGCTTTTTAAATTAACCCACCTATTATTAAAAAATTTGTGTTTGTAATTATAACTTGCTCAATGCTTGCTCAATATCGGCCTTAATATCGTCGATATGCTCAATTCCGACCGAAATACGCAGTTGGTTGGGGTCAACTCCTGCCGTTATTTGCTCTGCTTCCGAAAGCTGAGAGTGAGTCGTGGACGCTGGGTGAATGATGAGCGTTTTTGAATCGCCTACGTTGGCTAAATGACTGATTAACTCTAGGCTGTTCACAAACTTCTCGGCCTGTGCTTTATCACCTTTTACCTTAAAGGAAAGCACGCCGCCAAAGCCACGCGTAAGGTATTTTTTTGCTAGCTCGTGGTACGGGCTGCTTTCCAATCCTAAGTAATTAACGCTTTCAACGGCAGGGTGTTGTTGCAGCCACTGTGCCAGATTTTGGGCGTTTTCGCCAATGCGCTCTACCCTTAGCGTAAGTGTTTCTAGGCCTTGCAATAATAAGAATGAATTGAACGGTGACTGAGAAGGGCCCCAATCACGCAGGCCTTCCACGCGAGCACGAATGATGAACTGAATGTTGCCGAAAGGACCGCCAATGCCAAAGACATCGTTGAGTACCAATCCGTGGTAACTAGGCGACGGAGCCGTAAATTGAGGGTATTTACCATTGCCCCAGTTAAAGGTGCCAGCATCGACAATCACACCACCCATGGTGGTTCCGTGGCCGCCAATCCACTTCGTAGCCGATTCTACCACGATGTGTGCACCGTGTTTGATGGGCTGCGCAATGGCACCGCCCGCTCCAAAGGTATTGTCAACGATGATAGGTAAGTCGTATTTTTGCGCCAGTTTTGCAAATGCGTCAAAATCAGGGACATTGAAGCCTGGATTTCCGATGGTTTCCAAGTAAAGGAACTTGGTTTTTTCGTCAATCAATTTCTCAAAATCTTCAACTTTATCGCCCGACACAAAACGGGCTTCTACGCCGATGTTTTTGAACGAATTTTTGAATTGATTGTAAGTACCGCCGTACAGAAAAGAAGTAGTAACAAAATTGTCGCCAACGGTTGTGATATTATTGATCGCTAAAAATTGTGCCGAATGTCCTGATGCCGTCGCCAATGCTGCAACCCCGCCTTCGAGCGCCGCTATGCGTTTTTCGAAGACATCGTTCGTTGGGTTCATGATACGGGTATAGATGTTTCCGAACTCTTTGAGTGCGAATAGGTTAGCCCCGTGTTCGGCATTGTTGAAGACGTAAGAAGTCGTTTGGTAAATGGGGACGGCACGTGAATTGGTGACTGGATCGGGGACCTGTCCTGCGTGCAGCTGGAGTGTTTCAAATTTCATAAGACTGCTTTTTTGTTTGATGTAAATGAATCTGAGTGATTGGAAAAACGAGAAAAGGTATTTTCACGAAGCACTTCTTAACTAAAGACAAGCCACTGCCTTTTTTCTAAGTATTTCGTAAAAAAAGACAAAAAATTGTGCATTGGCTGTTTTGTTGGCAGCGGTAACTTCAAATAAGTTACTCAATTTAGCTATTATATTAAGGAGTAGGTGAATTTTAATTCGAGAACTGACATGGTAAAGGTGTTTGTGTGTATATCTTGAATTGAATGATAAAGAAATCTAGCCTTTTGGGGTTGTGAAACAGAACAAGTTTTAAGTTTAAAAGTAGCATCAGGCAAATTTGCCCGATGCTATCCCCGCATTTTCAGTACTTGGCGGCGTCAGGTGCCGCATTGGCCGCCAAATTGACATCTAACTGAAAACCTTTAACAACAAAATGACAAAATTGAAATCAAGTAAATAATTTATTTAATATATATACAAAATATACTAAAATAGGAAATAATTTAGTGCTTAGTTCTAGCTTAATAATGCGATTAAAGAAAATTTGCATATTCTCTTTAATGTCTAGCGATTTAATTCCATTGCAAATATCCGTAAAATTACTTTAAGATTCCAAGGATTACTCGGAAAAAACTTCATCATTTTTGTTTTTTGGCTCATATTTGCTGGGTTTTTTACACTATTTTTTGTGCTTTTCTCAAAAAAAGCTACCTTTGCGCCCTCATTTACAATGAGTTCATTAGTATAACCATTTAACAATTCTCAGTATGTTTACAAAACAGTATGAGATGGTGTTCATTTTAACTCCCGTTTTATCTGATCAACAGATGAAGGACACCATTGAGAAGTTCCGCAAAATCCTTACCGACAACGGTGCGGAGCTCGTACACGAAGAAAATTGGGGCCTAAAAAAATTGGCTTATCCAATTCAGAACAAGAACACAGGTTTTTATCACCTCATTGAGTTCAAGTCTGCGCCTTCTTTGATTCAAGTCGTTGAGACTGAATTCCGTCGCGATGAGCGCGTAATGCGCTATTTGACGGTAGCTATGGAAAAACATCACGTAACGTATGCCGAGCGCAAACGCAGTGGATTAGTTGGAAGAAAACAAACCGAAACAGCTAAGGAGGGCGACGCATAATGACACTAGTAAACGAACCAATCGAGCGTAATCAAAATCGCAAAAAGTATTGCCGCTTCAAGAAAGCTGGTATCAAATTCATCGATTACAAAGATCCTAACTTCCTTTTGAAGTTGATCAACGAGCAAGGTAAAATCTTACCTCGCCGCCTGACAGGTACCTCTTTGAAGTACCAACGTAAGGTGTCGCAAGCCATCAAGCGTGCGCGTCACTTGGGATTATTGCCATACGTAGCTGATCAATTAAAGTAAAAACGGAAGGAGAAAACTGACGATGCAAGTTATTTTAAGAACTGATATTGCCGGACTAGGATATAAGAATGATATCTTAGAGGTGAAAGCCGGTTATGGTCGCAACTATCTTATTCCGCAGGGATTTGCGGTGATGGCGACCGAGTCCAACAAAAAGCAATTGGCCGAAAACTTGAAGCAAGCTGCTCACAAGGCCGAAAAAATCAAAAAAGACGCCGAAGATTTGGCAGCAGCCATCGGTGAAATGACCGTTGAAATCGCCGCTAAAGCGGGTGACAGCGGCAAAATCTTTGGTCGTGTGACGAGCATCCAGATTTCGGAAGCCCTCAAAGCCAAAGGATTTGACGTTGATCGTAAGAAAATTACGGTTGAAGACGTAAAAACTATCGGTACCTACAAAGCTACGCTTGATCTTCATAAAGAAGTGAAACATGCCGTAACTGTAAATGTAGTAGCTGAAGCGTAATCAACGCTGAATATAAAAAAAGTGGCGCTACCGAAAGGTGCGCCACTTTTTTTGTGCCCTGCTCTAAGGCGTAGGAGGTGTTGCGGTTGGGGCAGAGCCGCCTTTGCCTCGGATATTGTCGAGCAAATCCTGAAGAATTTTCTCGACTTCTGGTGAATATTTTTTGAGGGTATCGGAGCCCTGGTTTTTGAGCTGCTCGAAATACTCCGGAATCTTTTCAAGGGAGTCTTCGGCCTCCGTTTTCAGATCGCCCGCCTTAGATTTAAGGTCTTCGACCATTTTTTCGCCTTCGTCTGTTTTTAAATATTTGTGTAACGCTACCCCGGCGGCGGCCCCCAGAATAAAAGTAGCTAAGTGTTTGGCATTGACCATGGTATTTGTGGTTTTAGTTTGAAAACATAAACAATATAACACGATTAGATGACGCAAAAAATGATTTTTACACCAACGGTTGGCTTTTTATTTAGACTTTATAAAACTCAACTCTAATTTTGTGTGTTTTATTTCTATACAACAACGTTAATGTCAGCTACTTTAATATATCGTTGACGATTAACGGGAATTACTCACCACTAATTTTCCATAAAGTGCTTGATATCCAAAAAATTCGGCAGGACTTTCCCATTTTAAACGAAGTAATCAACGGAAAACCGTTGGTCTACTTTGACAATGCTGCTACTACCCAGAAGCCACTACCCGTTTTGAATGCCCTGACGCGTTATTATGAGCATTACAACGCCAACATTCACCGAGGAATTCACCATTTAGCCGAAAAAGCCACGTCTGCCTTTGAAGCTTCTCGCCATAAAATTCAGACTTTTTTGAACGCCCGCCACGTGGAGGAAATCATTTTTACTTACGGCACCACCGATGGCATCAACTTGGTTGCTCAAAGTTACGGACGGACATTTTTGAAGGAAGGCGACGAAATCATCATCAGCACCATGGAGCACCACTCCAACATTGTGCCTTGGCAAATGCTATGCGAAGAAAAGGGATGCGTGCTTCGCGTGATTCCCATCAATGACGAAGGTGAATTGCTAATGGACGAATACGAAAAGATGCTTTCTGAGAAAACGAAATTCGTTTCGGTTGTCCACGTTTCCAATGCCCTCGGAACCATCAACCCTGTTGCTGAAATCATTGAGAAAGCGCATGCAGTGGGGGCTAAAGTGCTGATTGACGGTGCGCAGGCTAGTTCTCACATCGACATTGATGTACAGGCCTTAGACTGTGATTTTTACGTATTTTCGTTACATAAACTCTATGGCCCTACGGGCATGGGCGCGTTGTATGGCAAAAAAGACATTCTTAACGCCATGCCACCGTACCGTGGTGGTGGCGAGATGATTAAAGAAGTAACATTTGCTAAAACTACTTACAGCGATTTGCCCTATAAATTTGAAGCCGGTACGCCCAATATCGCCGATGTGGTAGCCGCCTATACGGCCGTTGAATACGTAGAAACGCTTGGTAAAAAGCAGATTGCGGATTATGAGCATGAACTGCTCGTTTACGGTACCGATGCCCTCAACACCATTGGAGGGTTACGATTGGTGGGTACTGCTAAAGAGAAAGTGAGCGTTATTTCGTTTGTGATGGATGGGATTCACCCGCAGGATGTGGGCGTAATTTTGGACCAACAGGGCATTGCCGTTCGGACGGGTCATCATTGTACCCAACCTTTGATGCAGCGACTCGGAATTCCCGGAACTTCCAGGGCCTCCTTTGCGGTTTATAATACCAAAGAAGAAATTGATAAATTAGTCGTAGGTTTGGAGAGAGTTAAAAAGATGTTGAGCTAAAAAACGTGATTTGGATTTTAGCGACTCGGTATTCAAATCGAAAACAGGATTTACAGGTAATATGACAATCAACGAAAAACAAGACGAGTTAATTGAAGATTTTGAGTTGTTCGACGATCAGTTGGACAAAACACAGTATATTATTGACTTGGGTAAAAAACTTTCGCCCATTGCGGAAGACTATAAAACGGATGAAAACCTGATTCGTGGGTGTCAGTCGAAAGTGTGGCTGCACTCTGAAATGCGCGGTGATGTGGTGCATTTTGAAGCCGACAGCGAACCGACGGCCCAAATCAGCAAAGGCCTTGTGAGTCTTTTGATTAAGATATTGTCGGACGAAAAGCCCGAAGATGTAGCCAATGCCGATTTGTACTTTATTGATAAAATAGGCATGAGTAGCATCATTACATCTCGGCGGGCGGGTGGTTTGGCTTCGATGATTGCTAGAATGAAAGAGTTTGCGCAACGCGCCACCGAAAAAGTTAGTTAGTGCAATTGGATGCCTCCAGCGCTCATTACGATTAACCCCAACAGAAATGACCGAATCAGAATTAAAAGAAGAAGTTATCAAAGCCATAAAGTCGGTTTATGACCCCGAAATCCCCGTGGATGTGTGGGAATTGGGCCTGATTTATGACCTGAAAATATTCCCCGTAAACAA encodes:
- the rpsF gene encoding 30S ribosomal protein S6, coding for MFTKQYEMVFILTPVLSDQQMKDTIEKFRKILTDNGAELVHEENWGLKKLAYPIQNKNTGFYHLIEFKSAPSLIQVVETEFRRDERVMRYLTVAMEKHHVTYAERKRSGLVGRKQTETAKEGDA
- a CDS encoding SufE family protein codes for the protein MTINEKQDELIEDFELFDDQLDKTQYIIDLGKKLSPIAEDYKTDENLIRGCQSKVWLHSEMRGDVVHFEADSEPTAQISKGLVSLLIKILSDEKPEDVANADLYFIDKIGMSSIITSRRAGGLASMIARMKEFAQRATEKVS
- a CDS encoding DUF1684 domain-containing protein; translated protein: MKVSLEFKLIFCLFSILILTGFQQISDDNTYVNDLKTWHQKRIESLKAENGWLNLAGLFWLEVGKNSFGADPKNNVVFPAGKSVPLLGYFTLKNGEVWVDIEPSAKVSVNKAPVTSLKIFPADHNIVLESGTLRWFVIKRGTKFGIRLRDLESSELQHFAGVKTYSIDPKWRIEAKLEPATTDKKIAITDVTGQTSLQTSPGTLVFSIDGKEHRLDAVESEEQLFILFADQTSGKETYGAGRFLYAEKPNERGTTILDFNKSINPPCAFTTFATCPLPPKQNRLSIAVTAGEKNYGNH
- a CDS encoding O-acetylhomoserine aminocarboxypropyltransferase/cysteine synthase family protein; its protein translation is MKFETLQLHAGQVPDPVTNSRAVPIYQTTSYVFNNAEHGANLFALKEFGNIYTRIMNPTNDVFEKRIAALEGGVAALATASGHSAQFLAINNITTVGDNFVTTSFLYGGTYNQFKNSFKNIGVEARFVSGDKVEDFEKLIDEKTKFLYLETIGNPGFNVPDFDAFAKLAQKYDLPIIVDNTFGAGGAIAQPIKHGAHIVVESATKWIGGHGTTMGGVIVDAGTFNWGNGKYPQFTAPSPSYHGLVLNDVFGIGGPFGNIQFIIRARVEGLRDWGPSQSPFNSFLLLQGLETLTLRVERIGENAQNLAQWLQQHPAVESVNYLGLESSPYHELAKKYLTRGFGGVLSFKVKGDKAQAEKFVNSLELISHLANVGDSKTLIIHPASTTHSQLSEAEQITAGVDPNQLRISVGIEHIDDIKADIEQALSKL
- the rplI gene encoding 50S ribosomal protein L9, with protein sequence MQVILRTDIAGLGYKNDILEVKAGYGRNYLIPQGFAVMATESNKKQLAENLKQAAHKAEKIKKDAEDLAAAIGEMTVEIAAKAGDSGKIFGRVTSIQISEALKAKGFDVDRKKITVEDVKTIGTYKATLDLHKEVKHAVTVNVVAEA
- a CDS encoding cysteine desulfurase, encoding MLDIQKIRQDFPILNEVINGKPLVYFDNAATTQKPLPVLNALTRYYEHYNANIHRGIHHLAEKATSAFEASRHKIQTFLNARHVEEIIFTYGTTDGINLVAQSYGRTFLKEGDEIIISTMEHHSNIVPWQMLCEEKGCVLRVIPINDEGELLMDEYEKMLSEKTKFVSVVHVSNALGTINPVAEIIEKAHAVGAKVLIDGAQASSHIDIDVQALDCDFYVFSLHKLYGPTGMGALYGKKDILNAMPPYRGGGEMIKEVTFAKTTYSDLPYKFEAGTPNIADVVAAYTAVEYVETLGKKQIADYEHELLVYGTDALNTIGGLRLVGTAKEKVSVISFVMDGIHPQDVGVILDQQGIAVRTGHHCTQPLMQRLGIPGTSRASFAVYNTKEEIDKLVVGLERVKKMLS
- a CDS encoding redoxin domain-containing protein, whose protein sequence is MKSIIKIVGEDYVISSLPKSYQKIQPLKNRDTIPVVRINLELGVWQYLPSGLQTNGTVYLHQLLQDGPLVISTYSPDWNGYGERHLKLLNSIYPRIHALGGNLLVLTTEYYKNIVHTIQEHDLGFNIMQDYENRISEALGVYSKYEPVWDRIAGISEDVPFAATFVINADRRIVYDYVDRDFEYVVSDKEIEKAVKIARLFG
- the rpsR gene encoding 30S ribosomal protein S18, which encodes MTLVNEPIERNQNRKKYCRFKKAGIKFIDYKDPNFLLKLINEQGKILPRRLTGTSLKYQRKVSQAIKRARHLGLLPYVADQLK
- a CDS encoding YtxH domain-containing protein; the protein is MVNAKHLATFILGAAAGVALHKYLKTDEGEKMVEDLKSKAGDLKTEAEDSLEKIPEYFEQLKNQGSDTLKKYSPEVEKILQDLLDNIRGKGGSAPTATPPTP